The genomic region ATAAAATTTTACTTAAATCATATGCACATGTATAATGTTTATCGTTATGTAAACCACTTGCATTTACGAAGTTTGAATAGTATGCACCTATAGTTTTGGCTTTTTTATTCATTAGTTTTGAGAAATTTTCTTCAGATCCACATGTATGTTCGGCTAGTGCTATTGCACAATCATTTCCTGAATTTAATAGTAATCCATATAGTAAATCCTCAACTGTATATAATCCACCTTGGCAAAGTCCAACTTTAGTGCCGTTGATACTCGAAGCTTTTTTAGAAACCTCGACTCTTTCATTTAAATCAAGTGTTTCTAAAACTACTATTGCTGTTAAAATTTTTGTTGTTGATGCTGGGTAGAACTTATCATACGCGTTCTTTTCGTATATTATGCTAGATGTTTGATGTGTAATCAGTATTGCAGATTTACTATTTATTATCAAATTTGGATCTGTTAAACATTTTGCTCTTATTGGTAGTGATATAAAATTTATCAATATGTATATAAAAATTAACTTATGTAACTTATGTAAGGTTCTCATTTAATCCTCCAGAACAAAAACTAAAAGCATTCTTTATTATTTACAACTTGTATTTAAATTATTAATTAATATAAGGATATATTTTGTAAAAAGTTGAGTGTTTTTTGTTTAAATAATATTTAAAAATGGAATTAATATTAAAAAATATTTTGTTGGGGGACATCATGTTTAAAAAAGATAATTTGGTTAAAGTTGTATCTATGGGTATAGTTGGAATTGTATTTTTATCGGTATTTTTTATTTACAATAAATCAGCTAAAAATAGTTACAATGAAGTTGTTTCTTTAAATGAATTTATTCATGATGATAAAAATCAAGATGAAATCATTGAAAATAATTTTTATTTATCAGAGGAGGATAACATTAAGAAGACTATTTTTGTTGAGGTTAAAGGTGAAGTTCTGAATCCGAATGTGTACAAGATGGAAGAGGGGAGTATTGTTTATGATTTGATTTTGATGGCAGGAGGTATTACAGATAAAGGTAGTCTTGATGATATTAATCAGGCACGTGAAATTAAAAATGGAGAATGTATTATTGTACGTTCTATAGATGATGAGGGGGTTTTAGATAAGCAAGATTTTGTAGATAGTCGATTTAACGAGACATCTTATAGGCATAGTGGGAGTGATAATAATTCATTTCTTATTAATATTAATACTGCATCAAAGGAAGAGCTTAAGACTTTAAATGGAATTGGCGATGTTTTAGCAGATTCTATTATAGAGTATAGGGAAGAGAATGGAGTATTTGAATCTATTGATGATATAAAGAATGTATCTCGTATTGGGAGTAAGACTTTTGAAAAATTTAGAGATAAAATAACAGTTTAAAATAATATTTAAAGATGTTATAATTTAGTTTATTAGATTTTGGAGGAGGGATGTTTAGGATGTATAGCAAATATAAACTTACACACCTTAGTCAAACTTCTGGGTGAGGAGCTAAGATAGAGCCGGAGGTTCTTTCGAATATTTTAGATAAATTACCAGTTTTTAATGATAAAAATTTAATTGTTGGATTCGAAAATAATGATGATGCGGCTGTATATAAGTTCGGGGATGATTTAGGAATTATATCTACCTTAGATTTTTTTACTCCAATAGTTGATGATCCATATGTTTTTGGACAAATTGCTGCTGCAAATTCTTTAAGTGATGTTTATGCTATGGGAGGAATACCTGTACTTTGCCTAAATATTGTTGGTTTTCCTAAATGTCTTCCTATTGAGGTTTTATGTGATATTTTAAAAGGTAGTGCAGATAAGGTAAAAGAGGCTGGGGCTATCGTTACTGGAGGTCATTCAATTCAAGATAATGAACCTAAATTTGGACTTTCTGTTATTGGTAAAGTTTGTCCTGATAGTGTTTATAAAAATTATGGAGCGAAGATTGGAGATAAGCTTGTTCTAACTAAAAGGCTTGGTGTTGGGACGATTATTACGGCGATAAAAGGAGAGATTTGTTCTGACGATGCTTATAATGATGCTGTTGCTTCAATGACTACTTTAAATAAATATGCGTATGAGGCTTCCATTGGTATAAAAATAAATGCTTGTACAGATATAACAGGATTTTCACTTTTAGGTCATGGATATGAGATGGCATATGGTTCTAAAGTTTCATTACATTTGGATAAAAAAAGTATTCCAGTGATTGAAAGTTCTATTGAATACTTAAGAAATGGATTTATTCCAGAAGGTACGTATTCTAATAAAAAATACCTATCCAATAATGTTTATTGCAAATGTGAAGAGTGGGTCGAGGATATATTATTTGAACCACAAACGTCTGGAGGATTATTGTTTTCTGTTGAAGAAGATGATTTGGAAAGGTTTAAGAAAAATTTGGAGAGTAGACACGTTTTTTACAAAGTGATTGGCGAGGTTAGAAAACTTGAAGATAAATTTTTATATGTAGAATAAAAAGGAATGATATGTTATTGAAAAATTTATATAAGAAGATTCCTAAGGTTGATGAATTATTGAGTTTGGATAATGTTAAAGAGGCACTTGAGTTATATCCGAGGGAAGTTGTATTGAATATATTAAGAAATATTTTAAATACATACCGAGAGATGATTAGGGATGGAAAAGTTTTTGATATAAGTTTTCAAATAATATCACATATATTTAATGATGAATTACGTAAGGAATTGAGATATAGCATTAGGAAAGTTATTAATGCAACTGGTGTAATAGTACATACAAATCTTGGAAGAAGTAAAATATGTGAAGATGGCATTAGGCATATGATTGAGGTTGCAGAAAATTATTCAAATTTGGAGTATGATTTAGAACAAGGATCAAGGGGTAATAGATATTCTCATGTTGAGGGAATTATATGCAGAGTTATTGGTTGTGAGTCAGCTCTTGTTGTAAATAATAATGCAGCAGCTATAATGATTGTATTAGATACTTTGTGTAGGAATACAGAGGTAATTGTTTCAAGGGGAGAACTTGTTGAGATTGGAGGATCTTTTAGAATTCCTGATGTTATGAAGTTTAGTGGAGCTATATTGAAAGAAGTAGGGTGTACTAATAGAACTCATTTATTTGATTATGAGAATGAGATAAATGATAATACTAGTGCTTTTCTTAAAGTGCATTCTTCTAATTATTATATTGGAGGTTTCACGAAAAAAGTTAGTATTAAAGATTTAAGTGAACTTAAGGAGAAGTATAGAAAAATAATAATTGAAGATATTGGTAGCGGTTCTATAATAGATTTGTCTAAATATGGCATTAGATTTGAAGGTAATTTAGTTCAGACATCTCTGATGGATGGCGCTGATATTGTAACTTTTAGTGGTGATAAAATGCTGGGTGGACCACAAGCAGGAATTATTGTTGGTAAGAAACATTTGATTGATAAAATAAAGAAGAATCATTTGTTGAGAGCTTTGAGAGTTGATAAGTTTATTCTTGCTTCTTTGGAATCAACTTTTAGATGTTATTTAGATGAAAAGTTCGCGATTAAGAATATACCCACTCTTAAGATGATTACATATGAATTAGGATTTTTAAAAAAAAATGCTCTTGAGTTACTTGAGAGACTTAATAAAATAAAAGGTTTTAATATAAAAGTTGATAAGGGATTTTCTATTATAGGTGGAGGATCTATGCCAAGAGAGAAAATAGGAACGTATGTTTTATTAATTAAACATGATAATATGTCTGTATATGAAATTGAAAGAAGGTTAAGAAACAATACCATTCCTATTATAGTAAGAATTGAAGATAATTTTGTTAAGTTAGATGTTCGAACTATAGAAAAATGTGAATTTGATGAAATTTATAGAGCATTTATTAAATTGGAGTGTTAGAAGATTGAAAAATATTATATTAGGTACAGCGGGACATATTGATCATGGGAAGACCTCGCTTATAAAATGTTTAACTAATATTGATACTGATTCATTAGAAGAAGAGAAAAGAAGAGGAATATCTATAAATTTGGGATTTGCTTTTTTTGATTTGCCATGTAAAATTAGGGTAGGAGTTATAGATGTTCCTGGACATGAAAAGTTTATTAAAAATATGATAGCAGGTTCAGTTGGAATTGATATAGTTCTCTTAGTTATTGCTTGCGATGATAGTATAAAGCCTCAAACTAGAGAACATATAGATATTTTAAGTTTTCTTAATATTGATAAGGGAATAATTGTCCTAACTAAAAGAGATTTAGTTGATGATGAGTGGTATGAGTTTATAAAAAGTGAAATAAAAAATGAATTAAAAGGTACTTTTTTAGAAAATTCTGTTGTTGTGGGGTTTTCATCTAAAACTAGAGATGGATATGATGAACTTGTTAATGAAATAGAAAGATTAATTGATTATGATGATTATAAGAGTTCTGATGGTATATTTAGGATGCCTATTGATAGGTGTTTTAGTTTGAGTGGTTTTGGAACTATTGTAACAGGAACTATAATGTCTGGTAAAATTAGTTTAAATGAGAGTATATTTATATATCCATCTGGTATTGAGTGTAAGGTTCGTAATATTCAAGTTTATGAGGAAAATAAAAAAGAGGCATTCTCAGGTCAGAGGTGTGCAATAAATTTATCTAATGTTAAGAAGGAAATAAAAAGAGGAGATGTTGTATCAACAAATGCTTCATTAGCTTTAAGCTATATGATAGATTGTAGGTTTTATTCAGTTAAAAATTTAAGTAAAGATATATTAAATGGCCAGAGAGTACGTTTTCTCCATGGAACTAGTGAAGTAATGGGTAGAATACATATTTTAGATAAAGAAAATATTGGGAAAAATTCTGAGGCTTATGTTCAAATTCATTTAGAGAAACCTATTTTATGTTTAAAGGATGATAGATATGTGGTTAGAATGTATTCTCCTGTATTAACAATTGGTGGGGGGTACATTATAAATCCATTAGCTAAAAGGATTAAAGATAATAACGTAAAATATTTAGAAGAAGTTAAAATAAAAGAGAAGGAGCTAAACGAAGAATACTTAGCATTATTAATTGAAAATGATAAGAATTATATAATTGATATTAAATATATTTGTAAAAATTATTTATTATTAGAAGATGAAATCTTAGATAAATTTGATATCTTGGTTAGTAATGGTATATTGATTGATTTTCACGATGGGAATAATAGATATTTTATTCATAAAAATAATTTAGATAAGATTTATTTAGAAATTAAAAATATACTTACTGAATATCATTCTAAAAATAAATTCAGAATTGGTTTTTTAAAAGAAGAATTAAGAGGTAAATTGAATTTAAAAGAATTTAAGCCTAAAATTTATATGCTTATACTTAATTATTTTGAAGATATGGGATATATAAAGTCTACATCAAAATATATTTCATTGAGTGATTTTAAAATAGAGTTATCAAATGACATAAATAAAATGATTGATGGAATTATTAATGAATATAAGGAGTCTAAGTTTGTACCACCTAAGATTAAGGATTTAGAGAATAAGTTTGATTGTAAGGATTTTATGGAGGTACATTATTATTTAGAGGAAATTGGAGTTTTATACAAAGTTAATTCAGAGATGTATGTTTTAAGGGAAGATTTTATATCTGCAAGAGATAGGATAATTAATTTTATAGCAAAAAATGGGTTTATTGACCTTAATTTGGCAAAAGAACTTTTAAATTCTAACAGGAAATATTCTGTTTTTTTTCTTGAACATTTAGATCAATTAAAGATAACTGTAAGGAAAGATAATATTAGGGTTTTGTTTTGATAGATGGTGCATTAGTTTGTATCATCTTTTTTTATTTTAAGATAAATATTATTATATGAATTTTTAAGTTTTAAATGGAGAAAATAATTTCGATATATTATAGGGAGGGGATATAGGTTGACATTTACTAATGTTTTTTTAGGTATAGCGATATTTTTAAATAGTATAAGTTTTATAAGCTCTAGTAAAGCTTGCAAAAATCAATCATCTGTAGAAAAAAGTGACATAATGGTTTTAAATTATAATGAGGATTTATTTGATTTATATGAAAGTTCTCCCAAATATTTTTTAGATAGTTTGGTATATGAAAGCAGAGTAAAGGGTATATTAAACAAAAATTTTGAGAAAAGTTTTGATGAATTTTACGATCAAATTAATACTAAGATATCTTTTTTGGAAGGAGAAATAGAGAAGATTGAAAATAATACGCAAGCATTCTCTAGTGAGTACATATTTCATAGGAAAAATCACATAATGACAGAAATTCAAAATTTAAGGAATAGGATAGAGAATATGAGTACGCGAGAAAAGAGAAAGCTCATATGTTATGAATATAGGAATACAGATGTAAATAATTATGAAGGGATTTTAGGATTTAGTGTTATATATGCTGATAAAGATAAACCATTTCTAATTGGAACTGTAGCAATGCCTGATTATATTGGTAAGATTGAACCGTTAATTACATTTAGATCTTTGGATACATATAGGTCTAAGTATAAAACAACAGCTGATAAATTTTATACTGAACCACTGAATTATTTTGACAGGTATTTTTTAGAAACGGTAGGATTTAAATAAATTATTAAATATTATTTATAAACTTGTAAAATCAATTAAAATAAATTAAATTATAAATAACAAATTGTTTACATGTATGATTTACGAAAGGAATACGAATGATAAAAGTTATAGAGGCTTTTGATGATGACTTCTTAGAAGATTATTTGCTAAGAGAAATTGGTTTTACTGCTGGATTTCATAATAGTATTTTGTTTTATGATTATGTTGTAAAAGACAGATTATTTAAATTTATTTTGGAGTATTTTAATAAGAACTCTATTTATATAATAAGTGGATTTAATATGAAACCATATCTAAATATAACGGAAAATATTTATGATATATTAAATATTGATTTGGATATGGATTCTTGTAATAATTCAATTTTTGATATGTATTGCAATATTTTAGATTTTAAAATGATTAATCGTCAATTTCATTTTTTGACTTATATGGATAAATTAAAGAGTATGATTATTACATCTTTATTGAGTAAAAATAAGGTTATAGTGTTTGATTGGACTTATTCTGATGATGTAATAAAGTGTGCAGAAGAATTAATGGATAAGATAAATACTTTAGGATTATTTTCAGATAGAGTATTTATTGAATTTAAAAAAGCAAGTTGACATTTATAAAAACTTGCTTTTTTGTGTTTTATAGATGTTTGAGCAAAATATTGTTATTAGTATTGATGTTAAAAATTTGACTAATAATCGATGATTTATTTTTAAAAAATTATTTTCAATTGGAATGTTCATGAATGTTGGTATGATTTCATCATCATTTTGAAAATTATTTTTATTATATTCTTTGATTGTTGATTTGATTTCTTTTAATGAAAAATCTTTGTTGTAGATAACTTTTGGTGATAGCTTTTTAATTTTGATAAAATCTTTGTATAATTCATCTATAGAAGTTTTTGGATCATCAAATGTATCACCATATATTTGTATCAATATTCCATCATAATCTTTTGTTTTTACAGTATTTTTAACATCTTCATAAAATAAATGAATTGTTCCATTATCACTTACATTAAAATAGTTATTATCTAAAGGACATTTTAAATTTAAATTTGTATTATTAACTTGTTTTAATTTATATCTACCTTTTGGTAAATCGAATATCTCTATTTTGTTTGATCCATTATGAGATAAAGTTTTAATTATTTTATTGTTATGATAGAGATCGTATTTTATATTTTCAAGATTTGATTGATCATTTGTATCAGTTATTATAATTAATTGTTTATTTCTATTTAAGATAGTTTTATATAGGAGTGATATACAATTTGATAAGTTATTTAATGATTTTTTCTCAATGTTGTTTAATATATAGTTTAGATTATCTTTATATGAATGAATAATCATTCCAAATTCTTTATTTCTGTATCTAGGATATCCAGTATGCATATTTATATCATCCCAACTTGTAGATTCGAAATACGCAAAGGGTATGCCTTCGTATCTAAAGTATACATGATCACTGTAATCGTAACATTCACCTTCTAAAATTGAAATTTCATCATCGTTATTGGATATTAATTTAGGACTAGTCTTTATATTTATGTTTTCATTTTTTGAAATTTCAATAACCTCGTCTCTAAACCATCCTTTGTTTCCGTTATTTCCGTATATGTAGAGGTCATCTCCAGTTAATATACTATCAATATTTATGTATAATAAGGTATTTGATTTTTCATCATTGGTCATATTTTTAACATAATGTCTAGAACCAAATAGCCCTAGTTCTTCTGCATCGAAGGCTATGAATTTTATGTTATAAGGGAGTGTTATTTTATTTAATTTTTGAGCTATTTCTAAAAGAGCAGATACACCTGATGCATTATCATCTGCCCCATTTGATGAGGTAGAGTCGTAATGTGCTCCGATAATTATTTGATTATTATTTAAACCTTTTTTAGAAGCGATAATATTTTTGGATGTTATATTTTTTGAATTAATGAGAGGCCAATTAAATATTTGTTCTTGAACTTCATATCCACATTTTTGAAATTCATTTTTAATGTATTTTTGGGCATTTAAGATTGATTTTGTTCCACTTATACGTGGGGTTTTAGATAAATAAGAAATGTGTTTTATAGCATCTTCCCCAAATGTTAGTGTATTTTGTGAATAAGGATATGTTTTAATAACTGTAATATTTGAAGTTATAAATATGAAAAGCAATAATGTATTAAGGAATTTAAAAATATTTTTAAATTTTTTCATTTTAATATCTCCTTGAGAATTATCTGTTAGTTGTAGTTTTAGTATTTTCTTTATAAAAAATTATTTTATGTGGTAAATATTTATTGAATTTTATATTTACCATGATGTTAGTTTGTGTTACCATGGAGTTATTTAATTGAGAGGATAGTTTTTTAAGTGATTATAAAGTTTACTTTTAAGAAAAATAAAAGAAGACTAATAGCTTATGGTTCATTTTTATTATTAAATTTTATATTGATGGTTTATTCCCTATTAAATTGGGATAAAGGTTTATTATTTATATCAGTTTCAGGTTTGATTTTATATTTGATAGTTTTGATAAGAAATTTAGGTAAAAAATAATTTGGAGGGTTGTATTATGAATAAAAATCCTATTGGAGTTATGGTAATAGAAAATTTTGGGGAAATTAAATTTGAGTTATATCCAGAAATTGCACCAGTTACTGTTACGAATTTTATAGACTTAGTAAATAAAGGATATTATAATGGACTAACTTTTCATAGAATTATAAAAGATTTTGTAATTCAGGGAGGATGTCCTTTAGGATCAGGAGTTGGAGGACCAGGATACTCTATAAAGGGTGAATTTAAGATAAATGGAGTTAAAAATGATATAAAGCACGAACTTGGAGTTTTATCTATGGCAAGAGCAAATGATCCAAATTCTGGAGGGAGTCAGTTTTTTATAATGGTTGGTAATTCGCCACATTTAGATGGGAGTTATGCAGCATTTGGAAAGGTTACTGATGGTATTGAAATTATTTTAAATATTGCAAATGAAGAGGTATTTGGGGATACTCCTAAAAACAAACCAATTATAAATAAAATAGAAATTGATACTTTTGGAGTAGATTATGTATTATCTGAGGATCAAAAAATTAAGTAGTATAGAGGTGTGGGTTTATGATAGAGATTATTCTTAAGGATGGATCTAAAAAGGAAATAGATTCTCCTATAAGTGTAATTGACTTTGCAAGGTCTATTAGCAATGGTTTGGCAAAAATTGCCACATGTGCTGAAATTGATGGTAAAATTGTAGACTTGAGATATGTAATTGAAAGAGATTGTAGTGTTAATATATTAACATTTAATGATGAAAATGGTAAGCAAGCATTTTGGCATACTACGAGTCATGTGTTAGCCCAAGCTGTAAAGAGATTATTTCCTGATGCAAAAATCGCGATAGGACCTAGTATTGATAATGGATTTTACTATGATTTTGACATAGATACTCCTTTTTCACAGGATGATCTTAATAAGATCGAAGAAGAGATGAAAAAAATATCCAAAGATAACCTATCAATTGATAGATTTGTTTTAAATAGAGATGAAGCAATTAGTAAAATGAGTAAATATAATGAGATTTATAAGATTGAACTTATAAATGATATAAGTGATGAATGTGAGATTTCTTTTTATAAACAAGGAGAATTTGAGGATTTATGTTCAGGACCACATTTATTATCCACAGGTCCTATTAAGGCAATTAAATTACTGAGTGCTACTGGAGCTTATTGGAGAGGAAATGAAAAAAATAAAATGCTTACTCGTATTTATGGAATATCATTTCCTAAGGCCAGTATGTTAACAGAGTATTTAGATAAACTTGAGGATGCTAAAAAGAGGGATCATAATAAAATAGGAAGAGAGCTTGAATTTTTTACTACAAATGAATTTATAGGTCAAGGATTACCGCTTCTTATGCCTAAAGGAGCAAAACTTATGCAAATTCTTCAGAGGTTTGTTGAAGATGAAGAAGAGAGGAGGGGGTATGTTCTTACTAGGACTCCTACTTTTGCTAAAAGTGATTTATATAAAATATCTGGACATTGGGATCACTATAGAGATGGTATGTTTGTTTTAGGAGATGAGGAGAAGGATACAGAAGTATTTGCTTTGAGGCCTATGACTTGTCCATTTCAGTTTATGATATATAAAGCATCTCCCAAAAGTTATAGAGACCTTCCTATAAGATATGGTGAAACGGCAGTTCTTAGTAGGAACGAGGCATCTGGAGAAATGCATGGTCTTATACGTGTAAGACAATTTACTTTGTCAGATGGACATATAGTTTGCACAAATGATCAGCTTGAGGATGAATTTAGATCAGCTGTAGATTTAGTAAAATACATAATGGAATGCCTCGGAATCAATGAAGATGTTACTTATAGATTTTCAAAGTGGGATAAGGAAAACAAAGATAAGTATATAGGTGAAGCGGAAGTCTGGGAAGAAACTCAGAATAATATGAAGCAAATATTAGATAATCTTAATCTGAATTATAAAGAACAAGATGGAGAGGCCGCATTCTATGGACCAAAGCTTGATATACAATTTAAGAATGTTCATGGTAAGGAAGATACAATAATAACAATCCAGATAGATTTCAGTTTAGCTGAGAGATTTGGTATGTTTTATATAGATTCAGATGGTAAGAAAAAACATCCTATGATAATTCATAGAAGTTCTATAGGATGTTACGAGAGAACAATTGCCATGCTCATTGAAAAATATGCTGGTGCTCTTCCAACTTGGTTGAGTCCGATTCAAGTTAGGGTATTACCTATTTCTGAGAAATTTAATGATTATGCGAAAAAAGTTACAGATAAGCTTAAAAATTTAGGGATTAGGGTAGAATGTGATTATAGATATGAAAAAATAGGATATAAAATAAGGGAAGCAAGGATTGAGAAGATTCCGTATTTATTGATAGTTGGAGAAAAGGAGCAAGAATCAGGAAGTGTGTCTGTTAGGGATAGATTCAATGGTGATAGAGGCATTGTTAGATTAGGGGAATTTATAGATAGTATAAATGAAGAAATACTTAGCAAAAAATAGAGTAGTATATTTTGGATTTATAACTTTTATGAATTAATCTTTAAAATAGTATAAAACTTGAGTAAAATATTGAAAATATGGAATAATTTAAGAAAAACGACTAATTTTGGTATTTAATTTAATTTGTAATTTTTGGTTTATTTAATTATATTAGTAACATGCTTTTAGCACTCTTGATAAATGAGTGCTAATTAAGGATGTTTATTTTAATAGGAGGTTGTATTTAATGAATATAAGACCACTTGCAGATAGAGTTGTTCTTAAAAGACTGGAAGCAGAAGAAAAAACAAAATCAGGAATAGTTTTAGCGGGTAGTGCTAAAGAAAAACCGCAAGAAGCAGAAGTTATAGCTGTTGGACCTGGTGGGGTTACAATAGATGGTAAGGAAATAAAAATGGAAGTTAAAGTTGGAGATAAAGTTTTAATCTCTAAGTATTCAGGTACTGAGGTTAAGGTAGATAAAGAGGAATATATAATAGTTAAACAAGAAGATATATTGGCTGTTGTTGAATAAATTTTTGGAGGTAATTTATAATGGCAAAAACGATTTTATTTAGTGCTGAAGCTAGAAGATCTATGCAAAATGGTGTAGATATATTGGCTGATACTGTGAAAGTTACACTTGGACCAAAAGGTAGAAATGTTGTTTTAGATAAAAAATTTGGTTCGCCACTAATTACAAATGATGGTGTTACAATAGCAAGAGAAATTGAACTTGAAGATCCGTTTGAAAATATGGGTGCTCAACTTGTTAAAGAAGTTGCGACTAAAACTAATGATGATGTTGCTGGAGATGGAACGACTACTGCGACTGTTTTAGCACAAGCTATAATAAGAGAGGGTCTTAAAAACGTTACGTCAGGTGCTAATCCAATACTTATAAGAAATGGTATAAAACTAGCTGTAGATGCAGCAGTTGAGGAGATTAAAAAACTTTCTAAAAATGTAAATGGTAAGCAAGATATATCTAGGGTTGCATCTATATCTGCAGGTGATTCAACTGTTGGAGAGCTTATAGCTGATGCTATGGAAAAAGTAGGTAATGAAGGCGTTATAACAGTTGAAGAGTCTAAAAATATGGAAACTAGTCTTGAAGTTGTTGAAGGTATGCAGTTTGAAAGAGGTTATGTAAGTCCATATATGGTTACTGATGCGGAAAAAATGGAGGCATCTTTGGAGGATCCATATATTTTAATAACAGATAAGAAAATTTCTAATATTCAAGAGATACTTCCTATTCTTGAGCAGATTGTGCAACAAGGTAAAAAACTATTGATAATAGCTGAAGATATAGAAGGTGAAGCTTTGGCTACTTTGGTTGTTAATAGATTAAGAGGAACATTTACATGTGTTGGTGTTAAAGCTCCAGGATTTGGTGATAGAAGAAAAGAGATGCTTAAAGATATTGCTATATTAACTGGTGCACAAGTTATATCTGAAGAATTAGGGTATGATATAAAAGAAACAACAGTTGATATGTTAGGAAGAGCAGAGAGTGTTAAGATAACTAAAGAGAATACTACAATTGTTGATGGTAAGGGAAGTAAGGAAGAGATAGCTAATAGAGTTTCTCAAATTAAAAGACAAATTGAGGATACAACTTCAGAATTTGATAAAGAGAAGCTTCAAGAGAGACTTGCCAAACTTTCAGGTGGAGTTGCTGTAGTTAAAGTTGG from Candidatus Arthromitus sp. SFB-mouse-Japan harbors:
- the selD gene encoding selenide, water dikinase SelD, with amino-acid sequence MYSKYKLTHLSQTSGUGAKIEPEVLSNILDKLPVFNDKNLIVGFENNDDAAVYKFGDDLGIISTLDFFTPIVDDPYVFGQIAAANSLSDVYAMGGIPVLCLNIVGFPKCLPIEVLCDILKGSADKVKEAGAIVTGGHSIQDNEPKFGLSVIGKVCPDSVYKNYGAKIGDKLVLTKRLGVGTIITAIKGEICSDDAYNDAVASMTTLNKYAYEASIGIKINACTDITGFSLLGHGYEMAYGSKVSLHLDKKSIPVIESSIEYLRNGFIPEGTYSNKKYLSNNVYCKCEEWVEDILFEPQTSGGLLFSVEEDDLERFKKNLESRHVFYKVIGEVRKLEDKFLYVE
- a CDS encoding helix-hairpin-helix domain-containing protein, whose protein sequence is MFKKDNLVKVVSMGIVGIVFLSVFFIYNKSAKNSYNEVVSLNEFIHDDKNQDEIIENNFYLSEEDNIKKTIFVEVKGEVLNPNVYKMEEGSIVYDLILMAGGITDKGSLDDINQAREIKNGECIIVRSIDDEGVLDKQDFVDSRFNETSYRHSGSDNNSFLININTASKEELKTLNGIGDVLADSIIEYREENGVFESIDDIKNVSRIGSKTFEKFRDKITV
- the selB gene encoding selenocysteine-specific translation elongation factor, producing the protein MKNIILGTAGHIDHGKTSLIKCLTNIDTDSLEEEKRRGISINLGFAFFDLPCKIRVGVIDVPGHEKFIKNMIAGSVGIDIVLLVIACDDSIKPQTREHIDILSFLNIDKGIIVLTKRDLVDDEWYEFIKSEIKNELKGTFLENSVVVGFSSKTRDGYDELVNEIERLIDYDDYKSSDGIFRMPIDRCFSLSGFGTIVTGTIMSGKISLNESIFIYPSGIECKVRNIQVYEENKKEAFSGQRCAINLSNVKKEIKRGDVVSTNASLALSYMIDCRFYSVKNLSKDILNGQRVRFLHGTSEVMGRIHILDKENIGKNSEAYVQIHLEKPILCLKDDRYVVRMYSPVLTIGGGYIINPLAKRIKDNNVKYLEEVKIKEKELNEEYLALLIENDKNYIIDIKYICKNYLLLEDEILDKFDILVSNGILIDFHDGNNRYFIHKNNLDKIYLEIKNILTEYHSKNKFRIGFLKEELRGKLNLKEFKPKIYMLILNYFEDMGYIKSTSKYISLSDFKIELSNDINKMIDGIINEYKESKFVPPKIKDLENKFDCKDFMEVHYYLEEIGVLYKVNSEMYVLREDFISARDRIINFIAKNGFIDLNLAKELLNSNRKYSVFFLEHLDQLKITVRKDNIRVLF
- the selA gene encoding L-seryl-tRNA(Sec) selenium transferase codes for the protein MLLKNLYKKIPKVDELLSLDNVKEALELYPREVVLNILRNILNTYREMIRDGKVFDISFQIISHIFNDELRKELRYSIRKVINATGVIVHTNLGRSKICEDGIRHMIEVAENYSNLEYDLEQGSRGNRYSHVEGIICRVIGCESALVVNNNAAAIMIVLDTLCRNTEVIVSRGELVEIGGSFRIPDVMKFSGAILKEVGCTNRTHLFDYENEINDNTSAFLKVHSSNYYIGGFTKKVSIKDLSELKEKYRKIIIEDIGSGSIIDLSKYGIRFEGNLVQTSLMDGADIVTFSGDKMLGGPQAGIIVGKKHLIDKIKKNHLLRALRVDKFILASLESTFRCYLDEKFAIKNIPTLKMITYELGFLKKNALELLERLNKIKGFNIKVDKGFSIIGGGSMPREKIGTYVLLIKHDNMSVYEIERRLRNNTIPIIVRIEDNFVKLDVRTIEKCEFDEIYRAFIKLEC
- a CDS encoding D-alanyl-D-alanine carboxypeptidase family protein; this translates as MRTLHKLHKLIFIYILINFISLPIRAKCLTDPNLIINSKSAILITHQTSSIIYEKNAYDKFYPASTTKILTAIVVLETLDLNERVEVSKKASSINGTKVGLCQGGLYTVEDLLYGLLLNSGNDCAIALAEHTCGSEENFSKLMNKKAKTIGAYYSNFVNASGLHNDKHYTCAYDLSKILSYAIKNKKFIEISTSKSHDILGTSGDSFNIYNQNQLILKNGKYYYEHALLGKTGFTTPAQYTFAASARNNNVDLIAVALKASSKDEYLQDIINLFNYGFSKIKKISISSK